A portion of the Cellulophaga algicola DSM 14237 genome contains these proteins:
- a CDS encoding TetR/AcrR family transcriptional regulator codes for MKEKVLEKATEMFLTLGFKSVTMDDLAHEMGISKKTIYANYENKTKLIEACTLQLFCSITTGIDAICTLQKNPIEELLEIKKFVMLHLKDEKSSPQYQLQKYYPKIYSSLRSKQYDAMQRCVINNIKKGIALGIYRPNLNIEFVSRIYFTGVTSIKDFSLFPTDLFPINKLQDEYLEYHLRGIITPDGRKILNELINSNQE; via the coding sequence ATGAAGGAGAAAGTTTTAGAAAAAGCAACTGAAATGTTTTTAACCTTAGGGTTTAAAAGTGTTACTATGGATGATTTAGCCCATGAAATGGGCATTTCTAAAAAAACCATTTATGCCAATTACGAAAATAAAACAAAGCTTATAGAAGCATGTACGCTTCAATTATTTTGCTCCATAACCACGGGTATTGACGCAATTTGCACCTTACAAAAGAACCCTATTGAAGAACTTTTAGAAATTAAAAAGTTTGTGATGCTGCATTTAAAGGATGAAAAATCTTCTCCTCAATATCAATTACAAAAATATTATCCGAAAATATATTCTTCCTTAAGATCAAAACAATATGACGCTATGCAGCGATGTGTTATTAACAATATCAAAAAAGGTATTGCTTTGGGTATCTATAGGCCAAATCTAAACATCGAATTTGTTTCAAGAATCTATTTTACAGGAGTAACTAGTATAAAAGATTTTAGTTTATTCCCTACAGATTTGTTTCCAATTAACAAATTACAAGATGAATATTTAGAGTATCACCTTAGAGGAATTATTACCCCGGATGGCAGAAAAATTTTAAATGAACTTATTAATTCAAATCAAGAATAA
- a CDS encoding efflux RND transporter permease subunit, giving the protein MTDKKNKKQVDKEFAWSSWAITNKTTMYVLIAVIFYLGIAAFFSMPRENFPEVNETKIYVSTIFPGNTAEDIEKLIIDPLEDQLKTVSNVVEITSTSQEDYGMLVIEFDENITVDQAKQKVKDEIDTETAGEDWPNFNGAKVKPDVFELSISEEMPILNINISGDYPIDKLKEYGEYLQDEIENLLEIKKVDIRGAQEKEIEVAVDIYKMMAAQITFNDIIGAINNGNVTMSAGNLIASGQRRTIRIIGEIDKPSELENFVVKSEDGEAIYLKDVATVKFKEEDKTTFAREYGEPVVMLDVKKRAGKNMVIAVEQIRVIVEDAIENEFPKDLKISIANDQSSVTIGQVDDLVNNIIFGVILVVTVLMFFLGFKNAIFVGFAIPMSMFMSLMILELLGQSLNTMVLFGLIMGLGMLVDNGIVVVENVYRLMDEEGMSRLEAAKKGIGEIAFPIIISTATTVAAFIPLGLWPGIMGEFMVILPITLSVVLGSSLFVAIFFNSVLVSQFMSIDDKDMPLKQIIKTTAIMAGIGILILIFGGTYRGLGTLMIFTAIMLWAYRLFLRKWANSFQTKALVKLENWYEGRLRNALSGKKPILLTIGTFALLILSFIAFGASLSTQRTKVEFFPDNKPNQIIVYIEYPQGTDITKTNTITKEIEKRVYDVVNSKDYRDGDYNFLVESAVSQVGEGAGNPNTDGGSSAEMPHKAKITASMREYKFRRGEDSELLRQKVQKALVGIYPGVLISVEKDVAGPPAGSPINIEIQGDDYLELISTAEKMREFINTKNIAGIDELKIDVNKDKPTMRVVIDREKAGELGISAAQVGTQLRNSIFGSKAGIYKEDGDDYDIYVRFNKEDRYNTSALFNQNITFRNTKGQMISVPLSAVAKKSNNSGYSAIKHKDTKRVVTVYSAMSPGHTDAGAIVAKIQNEMRSFEDTPNGVEIDYTGQIEEQNKQMTFLVGAFFTGLGLIFFILIFQFNSISKPAIIMIAIFLSFIGVFGGIVISGSAFVIMMTMVGIISLAGIVVNNGVVLLDYAQLLIDRKKNDLDLEEEDYLSENDLFESIVKAGKARLRPVLLTAITTILGLIPLAIGLNINFFTLFADFNPNIYMGGDNVVFWGPLAWTVIYGLLIATFLTLILVPVLFFLIMKFKMWLRIKFSSKEETPMIEKNIS; this is encoded by the coding sequence ATGACTGATAAAAAAAATAAAAAGCAAGTCGATAAGGAGTTTGCTTGGTCATCATGGGCCATAACCAATAAGACGACCATGTATGTCCTTATTGCTGTAATTTTCTATTTAGGTATTGCTGCATTCTTTAGTATGCCCCGAGAGAATTTTCCTGAGGTAAATGAAACTAAAATATATGTAAGTACCATCTTTCCAGGGAATACGGCTGAAGACATAGAAAAACTGATAATTGATCCATTAGAAGATCAGCTTAAAACAGTTAGTAATGTCGTAGAAATCACCTCTACTTCTCAAGAAGATTACGGAATGCTGGTTATTGAGTTTGATGAAAATATCACAGTAGATCAAGCTAAGCAAAAAGTTAAAGACGAAATTGATACAGAAACTGCGGGAGAAGATTGGCCTAACTTTAATGGGGCTAAAGTTAAACCCGATGTTTTTGAGCTCAGTATATCTGAGGAAATGCCTATTTTAAATATTAATATTTCTGGAGATTATCCAATTGATAAATTAAAAGAATATGGCGAATACCTTCAAGACGAAATAGAGAATTTACTTGAAATTAAAAAAGTAGATATTCGAGGAGCCCAAGAAAAAGAAATTGAGGTTGCTGTAGACATTTACAAAATGATGGCCGCTCAAATTACTTTTAATGATATCATTGGTGCGATAAACAATGGTAATGTTACCATGTCTGCTGGTAACTTAATTGCTAGCGGTCAAAGACGTACAATTCGCATCATTGGTGAAATTGACAAACCATCTGAACTAGAAAACTTTGTCGTAAAATCTGAAGATGGGGAAGCAATTTACTTAAAAGATGTAGCAACCGTAAAATTTAAAGAAGAAGATAAAACAACTTTTGCTCGTGAATACGGCGAACCTGTTGTTATGCTAGACGTTAAAAAACGAGCTGGTAAAAACATGGTTATTGCTGTTGAGCAAATTAGAGTAATTGTTGAGGATGCTATTGAAAATGAATTCCCTAAAGATTTAAAAATTAGTATTGCTAATGATCAATCTTCAGTGACTATTGGTCAAGTAGATGATTTGGTAAACAACATCATTTTTGGTGTTATTTTAGTGGTAACGGTATTAATGTTCTTCTTAGGGTTTAAGAATGCCATTTTTGTTGGATTCGCTATTCCAATGTCTATGTTTATGTCCTTAATGATCCTTGAACTTTTGGGTCAAAGTTTAAATACCATGGTGTTGTTTGGTCTTATTATGGGACTTGGGATGTTAGTAGACAACGGTATTGTTGTTGTAGAAAACGTTTATAGACTTATGGATGAAGAAGGCATGAGTAGGCTTGAAGCGGCTAAAAAAGGTATTGGGGAAATTGCCTTCCCGATTATTATATCTACAGCTACCACCGTTGCTGCCTTTATACCTTTAGGATTATGGCCCGGTATTATGGGAGAATTCATGGTAATATTACCCATAACCCTATCGGTTGTTCTTGGATCTTCCTTATTTGTTGCTATTTTCTTTAACTCGGTATTAGTTTCTCAATTTATGAGTATTGATGATAAGGACATGCCCTTAAAGCAAATAATAAAAACAACAGCTATTATGGCTGGTATAGGTATACTCATTTTAATATTTGGTGGTACATATAGAGGTTTAGGTACTCTTATGATATTTACTGCGATTATGCTTTGGGCATACCGTTTATTTTTACGTAAGTGGGCCAATAGCTTTCAAACAAAAGCATTAGTAAAATTAGAAAACTGGTATGAAGGCCGATTGCGAAATGCGCTTTCTGGTAAAAAACCAATTTTATTAACCATTGGAACTTTTGCTTTATTGATACTTTCTTTTATTGCTTTTGGAGCATCCTTAAGTACGCAACGTACTAAAGTTGAGTTTTTTCCAGACAATAAGCCGAATCAGATTATTGTATATATAGAATACCCACAAGGTACTGATATCACCAAAACAAACACAATAACAAAAGAAATTGAAAAACGTGTTTATGACGTAGTAAATTCTAAAGATTACAGAGATGGAGACTATAACTTTTTAGTTGAAAGTGCTGTATCACAAGTAGGCGAAGGGGCTGGAAACCCTAACACTGATGGTGGCTCTTCGGCTGAAATGCCACACAAAGCAAAAATCACAGCCTCGATGCGGGAATATAAATTCCGTCGTGGAGAAGATAGCGAACTATTACGTCAAAAAGTACAAAAAGCTTTAGTTGGTATCTATCCAGGAGTATTAATATCGGTTGAGAAAGATGTTGCTGGCCCACCTGCAGGCTCTCCTATTAACATTGAAATTCAAGGAGATGACTATCTTGAATTAATTTCTACAGCTGAAAAAATGCGCGAATTTATCAATACCAAAAATATTGCAGGTATTGACGAGCTAAAAATAGATGTTAATAAAGATAAACCTACCATGCGTGTGGTTATTGACCGAGAAAAAGCTGGAGAATTAGGCATCAGCGCCGCTCAAGTTGGTACGCAATTGCGCAACTCTATTTTTGGCTCTAAAGCGGGTATCTATAAAGAAGACGGCGATGATTATGACATTTATGTGCGCTTTAATAAAGAGGATCGCTACAATACCAGTGCATTATTCAATCAAAACATAACGTTTAGAAATACGAAAGGCCAAATGATCAGTGTTCCTTTATCTGCTGTAGCAAAGAAAAGTAACAACTCTGGTTATAGTGCCATTAAACATAAAGACACCAAGCGTGTTGTAACGGTATATTCAGCCATGTCTCCTGGACATACAGATGCTGGAGCAATTGTTGCTAAAATTCAAAATGAAATGAGAAGTTTTGAAGACACACCAAACGGGGTTGAGATTGATTACACGGGACAAATAGAAGAACAAAATAAACAAATGACCTTTTTAGTGGGTGCATTTTTTACCGGTTTGGGATTAATATTTTTCATATTAATCTTCCAATTTAACTCTATTTCTAAACCTGCTATAATCATGATTGCTATATTCTTAAGCTTCATTGGTGTATTTGGTGGTATTGTTATTTCTGGTAGTGCATTCGTTATTATGATGACCATGGTAGGTATTATATCACTCGCCGGAATTGTAGTAAATAATGGCGTGGTATTACTTGATTATGCACAACTACTTATCGATAGAAAGAAAAATGATCTTGATTTAGAAGAGGAGGACTATTTATCAGAAAATGATTTATTTGAAAGTATTGTAAAAGCTGGTAAAGCGCGTTTACGCCCTGTTTTACTAACTGCAATCACTACAATTTTAGGACTTATACCTTTAGCCATTGGTCTAAATATTAATTTCTTTACCCTTTTTGCAGATTTTAACCCTAACATTTATATGGGTGGTGACAATGTTGTATTCTGGGGGCCTTTAGCTTGGACTGTAATATACGGTTTGCTAATAGCAACCTTTTTAACATTAATACTTGTACCCGTCTTATTTTTCCTAATCATGAAGTTTAAAATGTGGTTACGCATTAAGTTTTCTAGCAAAGAAGAAACTCCTATGATAGAAAAGAATATCTCATAG
- a CDS encoding lycopene cyclase family protein yields MASFDYIIIGAGAAGLLLAEAMGKDSFFAKKSILLIDKAAKQHNDRTWCFWEKGQGNFDTILYKKWSSIHFEGKEINKKYAIAPYQYKMIKGIDFYTSILKKLADYPNITFVNEEVVSVTNSPAENCVKTSNNSFIGKTVFNSILDATALLQQKKYPVLQQHFIGWYIKTKDPVFNAETATFMDFSIPQKGNTRFMYVLPTAKNEALLEYTLFSEHLLKEHEYEDAIQEYMTQKLGIYSYEIIEKERGSIPMTSYNFTLKNRANLLYIGTAGGWTKASTGYTFKNTEKKTIKLIQHLKSQKSLQNFGKRDKFWFYDLLLLDILYHKNYLGQSIFEALFKNRNPQLIFKFLDEETSIFEDIKFISALSPMPFIKALFRRLF; encoded by the coding sequence ATGGCTTCCTTTGACTATATAATTATTGGTGCCGGAGCTGCTGGTTTATTATTAGCAGAAGCTATGGGTAAGGACTCTTTTTTTGCTAAGAAGTCTATTTTACTTATTGATAAAGCTGCAAAACAACATAACGATAGAACCTGGTGCTTTTGGGAAAAAGGGCAAGGTAATTTTGATACTATACTTTATAAAAAATGGAGTAGCATCCATTTTGAGGGTAAAGAGATCAATAAAAAGTATGCTATAGCTCCTTATCAGTATAAAATGATTAAAGGAATAGATTTTTATACTTCTATTTTAAAAAAGTTAGCAGATTACCCAAACATAACATTTGTAAACGAAGAGGTTGTATCCGTTACAAATTCTCCAGCAGAAAATTGTGTTAAGACTTCCAACAATTCGTTTATAGGTAAGACCGTATTTAATAGTATTCTTGATGCTACAGCGCTCTTACAACAAAAAAAATACCCTGTTTTGCAGCAACACTTTATCGGTTGGTATATTAAAACAAAAGATCCCGTTTTTAATGCAGAAACAGCAACATTTATGGATTTTTCTATTCCTCAAAAAGGAAATACACGCTTTATGTATGTATTACCTACTGCAAAAAACGAAGCTTTATTAGAATATACCTTGTTTTCGGAACATCTACTTAAAGAACACGAATATGAAGATGCTATTCAAGAGTACATGACCCAAAAACTAGGTATTTATAGTTATGAGATTATAGAGAAAGAAAGAGGTAGCATTCCTATGACTTCTTATAATTTTACACTAAAAAATAGGGCTAACCTACTTTATATTGGTACAGCCGGGGGCTGGACAAAAGCAAGTACAGGCTACACATTTAAAAACACAGAAAAAAAAACTATAAAGTTAATTCAGCATCTAAAAAGCCAAAAATCACTTCAGAACTTTGGAAAAAGAGATAAATTTTGGTTTTATGATCTTTTACTTTTAGACATCTTATACCATAAAAATTATTTAGGACAGTCCATATTTGAAGCCTTATTTAAAAATAGAAATCCGCAATTAATTTTTAAGTTTCTAGATGAGGAAACAAGTATTTTTGAAGACATAAAATTTATCAGTGCATTGTCCCCTATGCCATTTATCAAGGCTTTATTTAGACGTTTATTTTAA
- a CDS encoding TolC family protein yields MKNHFLTFLALLYFSIGVAQETKNSFTLDEAISFALENNYSAINASRDIEDAQKQKWETIADGLPQINGTVGYQNQLKQPISLIPAEFFGGEEGTFAPVIFSEPQSMTATATLTQKIFDGSYIVGVQATKTFINYSKNNQEKTALDVKKAVVQAYGNVLLAEESVKILENNIATLEKNLFETKKIYENGLGDEESVEQLQITLSTVENQLKNAARLKIITLQMLNLTLGIATDNPTLLSDNLDDLAQQETDLAFVDTAFNLNNNVDYKMALNLNEQRALELKLQRSKALPTLNAFINFGSSAYSDQFNFFKSETEWFDYSIFGVDLNIPIFSSLKRSASTQRAKIALEKAKTQLTEAEQQIKLQLKKAQSDYILAVEQYATYKENLALAERIENKNQIKYSEGIASSFELRQAQLQLYDAQNTYLQSMVDVINTKTELEVVLNN; encoded by the coding sequence ATGAAAAATCATTTCTTAACCTTCTTAGCGCTACTATATTTTTCTATAGGTGTGGCTCAGGAAACTAAAAATAGCTTTACGCTAGATGAGGCCATAAGCTTTGCGCTAGAAAACAATTATAGTGCCATTAATGCTAGTCGCGATATTGAAGATGCCCAAAAGCAAAAATGGGAAACAATTGCGGATGGATTACCACAAATTAATGGTACGGTAGGCTATCAAAATCAATTAAAGCAACCCATATCCTTAATCCCAGCTGAATTTTTCGGTGGAGAAGAAGGTACTTTTGCCCCCGTAATTTTTAGTGAGCCACAGTCTATGACAGCCACAGCAACTTTAACTCAAAAGATATTTGATGGCTCTTACATTGTGGGAGTACAAGCCACTAAAACGTTTATAAATTACAGCAAGAACAATCAAGAAAAGACGGCCTTAGATGTTAAAAAAGCGGTAGTACAAGCCTATGGCAATGTATTACTAGCAGAAGAGAGTGTTAAAATTTTAGAAAACAACATTGCCACCTTGGAGAAGAATCTTTTTGAAACAAAAAAGATTTATGAAAATGGATTAGGAGATGAGGAAAGTGTAGAGCAGTTGCAGATCACCCTATCTACCGTTGAAAATCAATTAAAGAATGCAGCGCGTTTAAAAATAATTACACTTCAAATGTTGAATTTGACTTTAGGTATTGCAACAGACAACCCAACGCTGTTGTCTGACAATCTAGATGATTTGGCGCAACAGGAAACAGATTTAGCTTTTGTAGATACCGCATTTAATCTTAATAACAATGTGGATTATAAAATGGCACTGAATCTAAACGAGCAACGTGCTTTAGAATTAAAATTACAACGCAGCAAAGCATTACCAACGCTTAATGCCTTTATAAACTTCGGTAGTTCTGCCTATAGTGATCAATTTAATTTTTTTAAAAGCGAGACAGAGTGGTTTGATTATTCCATTTTCGGTGTAGATCTAAACATTCCTATTTTTAGCTCCCTAAAAAGAAGCGCAAGTACACAACGTGCAAAAATTGCTCTAGAAAAAGCAAAAACACAGTTAACAGAGGCGGAACAGCAAATAAAACTTCAGCTTAAAAAAGCACAAAGTGATTATATTTTGGCTGTTGAGCAATATGCTACCTACAAAGAAAACTTAGCGCTAGCAGAACGCATCGAAAACAAAAATCAGATTAAATATTCTGAAGGTATTGCTAGTAGTTTTGAGCTAAGACAAGCACAACTACAATTATATGATGCGCAAAACACCTATTTACAATCTATGGTAGATGTTATAAATACTAAGACAGAACTAGAGGTAGTTCTTAATAACTAA
- a CDS encoding polyprenyl synthetase family protein, with the protein MQRIEDYREEFIAYLEEKSKLKEPINLYEPITYILSLGGKRLRPILTLMTADIFGADYKKALDAALAVEVFHNFSLVHDDIMDDAPLRRGKATVHEKWDINTGILSGDAMLITAYQLFENYEGEVFRSLAKLFSKTAIEVCEGQQYDVDFETRDDVTIPEYLKMIEYKTAVLVGAAMKMGAIIANASTEGQDSIYEFGRNLGIAFQLQDDYLDAFGDPKTFGKQVGGDIIENKKTFLYLKALAQSAPEQVSELEHLFSIQPVDATEKIDTVKSIFLESGAAERTQKEIVIYTEKAFDVLAKLEISEEKKLVLKNFGESLMQRKV; encoded by the coding sequence ATGCAACGCATTGAAGATTACCGAGAAGAGTTTATAGCCTACTTAGAAGAAAAATCAAAACTTAAAGAGCCTATTAATTTATACGAACCTATTACATATATTTTGTCCTTAGGGGGTAAGCGTTTACGGCCTATTTTGACCTTAATGACCGCAGATATTTTCGGCGCAGATTATAAAAAAGCTTTAGATGCTGCTTTAGCTGTTGAAGTTTTTCATAATTTTTCATTGGTTCATGATGATATTATGGATGATGCGCCTTTACGTAGAGGAAAGGCAACAGTTCATGAAAAATGGGATATTAATACTGGAATTCTTTCAGGAGATGCCATGTTGATTACTGCCTATCAACTTTTTGAAAATTATGAAGGAGAGGTTTTTAGAAGTTTGGCTAAATTGTTTAGTAAAACGGCTATTGAGGTTTGTGAAGGCCAACAGTACGATGTAGATTTTGAAACTAGAGATGATGTTACTATTCCTGAGTATTTAAAAATGATTGAATACAAAACTGCAGTTTTAGTAGGAGCAGCTATGAAAATGGGTGCAATTATTGCGAATGCTTCTACAGAAGGTCAAGATAGTATCTATGAATTTGGTAGAAACTTGGGTATTGCTTTTCAATTGCAAGATGATTATTTAGATGCTTTTGGGGATCCTAAAACATTTGGTAAACAGGTAGGAGGAGACATTATAGAAAATAAAAAAACGTTTTTGTATTTGAAAGCATTAGCGCAATCTGCTCCTGAACAAGTAAGTGAGTTAGAACATTTGTTTTCTATTCAACCAGTAGATGCTACAGAAAAAATTGATACTGTAAAAAGTATTTTCTTGGAAAGTGGTGCTGCAGAACGTACACAAAAAGAAATAGTAATTTATACAGAAAAAGCTTTTGATGTATTGGCTAAATTAGAAATCTCCGAAGAGAAAAAATTAGTACTTAAGAATTTTGGAGAAAGCCTAATGCAACGAAAAGTTTAA
- a CDS encoding efflux RND transporter periplasmic adaptor subunit — MKKLLIASAATFLLVACGGDKKKSVEDVIASTNPEEIRTKRAELVGDQEIIHDKIKQLDEALAQYDTVKKVPLITTITAKEELFNHYLELQGNVTTKSLLVITPEYNGILTNIYVKEGQKVSKGQILGKIDDGGLSQQVAQLEIQAELAKTTFERQKRLWDQQIGSEIQFLQAKSTYEAQSRAVAQLQQQIAKTVIRAPFSGTIDDVITEQGSVVAAGQSQIMRIVNLDNMYIETDVPENYITNISKGKNVEVEFPILGKTISTKIRQAGDFINPTNRTFKVEVGIPSKESGVKPNLTARLKINDYTNESAVLIPQSIISENADGEQYVYLVSDKKANEEGIAKKIIIKTGKTQGDVIEVLEGLENGAEIISEGARTVEDGQTVKVINL; from the coding sequence ATGAAAAAATTATTAATTGCAAGCGCAGCCACCTTCCTACTTGTAGCATGTGGTGGAGATAAAAAAAAATCAGTAGAAGATGTTATAGCATCTACTAACCCTGAAGAAATTAGAACTAAACGTGCTGAATTGGTTGGAGACCAAGAAATAATTCATGATAAAATTAAACAGTTAGATGAAGCTTTAGCGCAATATGATACGGTTAAAAAAGTTCCATTGATTACTACAATTACAGCTAAAGAAGAACTATTTAATCATTATTTAGAGTTACAAGGAAATGTAACTACTAAGAGTCTTTTGGTAATTACTCCTGAATACAACGGTATTCTAACCAATATCTATGTTAAGGAAGGACAGAAGGTAAGTAAAGGTCAAATCTTAGGAAAGATTGATGATGGCGGATTAAGTCAGCAAGTTGCACAATTAGAAATTCAAGCAGAATTAGCTAAAACCACTTTTGAGCGTCAGAAACGTTTATGGGATCAGCAAATAGGGAGTGAAATTCAATTTTTACAAGCAAAATCTACTTACGAGGCACAATCTAGAGCAGTAGCACAATTACAACAACAGATTGCAAAAACAGTAATTAGAGCACCTTTTTCTGGTACTATTGATGATGTTATTACAGAGCAAGGTAGTGTTGTAGCTGCAGGACAATCTCAAATAATGCGTATTGTAAACTTAGACAATATGTACATTGAAACTGATGTTCCTGAAAATTACATCACCAATATTTCAAAAGGTAAAAACGTAGAAGTAGAGTTTCCTATTCTCGGAAAAACAATTAGCACTAAAATTCGCCAGGCTGGAGATTTTATCAACCCAACAAATAGGACTTTTAAAGTAGAGGTTGGTATTCCGTCAAAAGAATCAGGTGTAAAACCAAACTTAACGGCTCGTTTAAAGATCAATGATTATACGAATGAAAGTGCTGTATTAATCCCTCAGAGTATAATTTCTGAAAATGCAGATGGGGAACAATACGTTTATTTGGTTAGTGATAAAAAGGCAAATGAAGAAGGTATTGCTAAAAAAATCATCATTAAAACAGGTAAGACTCAAGGTGATGTTATTGAGGTATTAGAAGGTTTAGAAAATGGTGCGGAAATAATTAGTGAAGGTGCACGTACTGTAGAAGATGGACAAACAGTTAAAGTAATCAATCTTTAA